In the genome of Mucisphaera calidilacus, one region contains:
- the rpsG gene encoding 30S ribosomal protein S7 produces the protein MGRFTASETQLRPDPRFGDKVLSRFINCIMLDGKKAVAQRIVYGAFEEIEKRTKGEPTAIEVFHKALTNVKPNVEVRSKRVGGSNYQVPMQVNRKRQQSLAFRWLIEAARSGSGSPMHIRLGRELFDAARGEGSAVNKRDQVHRMADANKAFSHFAW, from the coding sequence ATGGGCCGATTTACCGCTTCCGAAACTCAGCTGCGACCGGATCCCCGCTTCGGCGACAAGGTTCTCTCGCGTTTCATCAACTGCATCATGCTCGACGGCAAGAAGGCCGTCGCCCAGCGCATCGTCTACGGCGCCTTCGAGGAGATCGAGAAGCGCACCAAGGGCGAGCCGACGGCGATCGAGGTCTTCCACAAGGCGCTCACCAACGTGAAGCCCAACGTCGAGGTCCGCTCCAAGCGTGTCGGCGGCTCCAACTACCAGGTGCCGATGCAGGTCAACCGCAAGCGTCAGCAGAGCCTGGCCTTCCGCTGGCTGATCGAGGCGGCCCGCTCCGGCAGCGGCAGCCCGATGCACATCCGACTCGGACGCGAGCTGTTTGACGCGGCGCGCGGCGAAGGCTCGGCGGTCAACAAGCGTGACCAGGTGCACCGCATGGCCGACGCCAACAAGGCCTTCTCCCACTTCGCGTGGTGA
- a CDS encoding TorF family putative porin, which translates to MSTIKNLTTAGLAASALALGLTTSTAMAQEEGPAINTGAISLEASIDFTHAYFYRGIAQENSGFIIQPGLEVGIALYENDSMAVSGYVGTWNSFHTNDSATGGDPWYEQDVYVGLTFDIPAGVSIDLAYVNLYAPNAGASFAEEINVTVSFDDSELLGDLALNPYVLMSFEIDGASDGDGDSGIYLEIGTDFALEVLQSEDYPITVSVPVAVGFGVSDYYGGRDGLGFVSVAVVGETPLSFIPAEYGEWSASAGLELLFMTMRANDLGAGVIGSSDLQPILKAGISLSY; encoded by the coding sequence ATGTCAACGATCAAGAACCTGACGACGGCCGGTCTGGCTGCCAGCGCACTGGCCCTCGGACTGACCACCTCGACCGCGATGGCCCAGGAAGAGGGCCCCGCGATCAACACCGGCGCCATCAGCCTGGAAGCCTCCATCGACTTCACGCACGCCTACTTCTACCGCGGCATCGCCCAGGAGAACTCCGGCTTCATCATCCAGCCCGGCCTCGAGGTCGGCATCGCTCTCTATGAGAACGACAGCATGGCCGTCTCCGGCTACGTCGGCACGTGGAACAGCTTCCACACCAACGACTCGGCCACCGGCGGCGATCCCTGGTACGAGCAGGACGTCTACGTCGGCCTGACCTTCGACATCCCCGCGGGTGTCTCGATCGACCTGGCCTACGTCAACCTCTACGCCCCCAACGCCGGCGCCAGCTTCGCTGAGGAAATCAACGTCACCGTCAGCTTCGACGACAGCGAGCTGCTCGGCGACCTCGCCCTCAACCCCTACGTCCTCATGTCCTTCGAGATCGACGGCGCATCGGACGGCGATGGCGACAGCGGCATCTACCTCGAAATCGGCACTGACTTCGCCCTCGAAGTCCTGCAGAGTGAAGACTACCCCATCACCGTCTCCGTGCCCGTCGCCGTCGGCTTCGGCGTCAGCGACTACTACGGCGGCCGTGACGGCCTCGGCTTCGTCAGCGTTGCCGTCGTCGGCGAGACCCCGCTGAGCTTCATCCCCGCCGAGTACGGCGAGTGGTCGGCCAGCGCCGGCCTCGAACTGCTCTTCATGACCATGCGTGCCAACGACTTGGGCGCGGGCGTCATCGGCAGCAGCGACCTCCAGCCGATCCTCAAGGCCGGCATCAGCCTCAGCTACTGA
- a CDS encoding glycosyltransferase family 2 protein: protein MANISVLICCANAADTLRDACASVAWADELIIVDSGSSDDTEAIAREFADVYVQEPWRGYGEQKIFGATLARNDWVYILDHDEEVDPALAQAMLDLTEQELARYDVLHARRKNYIYGRHARGWDPDWQTRLIHRERATWNDDVLHDTCLPASPERKRKLPGAILHKRTSSAGFEDYFSGRRLDARLLMVAQQMHDRGKRCSTLDLALRPPFTIFKQLILKGAILDGAFGIMVAQKTAVTTQLKYAALWAIQNKVATPADQ, encoded by the coding sequence ATGGCCAACATCTCTGTCCTGATCTGCTGTGCCAACGCTGCCGACACGCTTCGGGATGCCTGCGCTTCGGTCGCATGGGCCGATGAGTTGATTATCGTCGATTCCGGTTCTTCCGACGACACCGAAGCCATCGCCCGTGAGTTCGCCGACGTCTACGTTCAGGAGCCCTGGCGAGGTTACGGCGAGCAGAAGATCTTCGGAGCCACACTCGCCCGCAACGACTGGGTCTACATCCTCGATCACGATGAAGAGGTCGATCCCGCACTCGCTCAGGCCATGCTCGATCTCACCGAGCAGGAACTTGCCCGTTACGACGTCCTCCACGCACGACGCAAGAACTATATCTACGGCCGACACGCGCGGGGCTGGGACCCCGATTGGCAGACGCGACTGATCCATCGCGAACGCGCCACCTGGAACGATGACGTCCTCCATGACACCTGCCTGCCGGCCAGCCCCGAGAGAAAGAGGAAACTGCCCGGCGCGATCCTCCACAAACGCACCAGCAGCGCCGGCTTCGAGGACTACTTCTCAGGCCGACGGCTCGACGCACGGCTGCTCATGGTCGCCCAACAGATGCACGACCGCGGCAAGCGCTGCTCCACACTCGACCTCGCGCTGCGACCACCCTTCACGATCTTCAAGCAGCTCATCCTCAAGGGCGCTATCCTCGACGGCGCCTTCGGGATCATGGTCGCCCAAAAAACCGCCGTCACCACCCAGCTCAAGTACGCCGCGCTCTGGGCCATCCAGAACAAGGTCGCGACGCCGGCTGATCAGTGA
- a CDS encoding FliM/FliN family flagellar motor switch protein, protein MATDVTTLLKLRVPFIVRIGKRKFPLDDILSLGPGAILELEKSADDPLNLLINNKDVGAGVAVKVGENFGVRIKELATAEERVEALAGE, encoded by the coding sequence ATGGCGACCGACGTCACAACCCTGCTGAAGCTGCGCGTGCCCTTCATCGTGCGCATCGGGAAGCGCAAATTCCCGCTCGACGACATTCTCTCGCTCGGCCCGGGGGCGATCCTGGAGCTGGAAAAGTCGGCCGACGACCCCCTGAACCTGCTGATCAACAACAAGGATGTTGGCGCGGGCGTCGCGGTCAAGGTGGGTGAGAACTTCGGCGTGCGCATCAAGGAACTGGCGACGGCCGAAGAACGCGTCGAAGCGCTCGCCGGCGAGTAG
- the rpsL gene encoding 30S ribosomal protein S12 yields MPTINQLIRKPRRTPSMKSKVKDLDQCPQRRGVCLQVKTVTPKKPNSALRKVARVRLSNGKEITAYIGGEGHNLQEHSIVLVRGGRVRDLPGVRYHVVRGALDCLGVEGRNRGRSKYGVKKSGK; encoded by the coding sequence ATGCCGACGATCAACCAACTGATTCGCAAGCCCCGCCGCACGCCGTCGATGAAGTCGAAGGTCAAGGACCTCGACCAGTGTCCGCAGCGTCGTGGCGTCTGTCTTCAGGTGAAGACGGTGACCCCGAAGAAGCCGAACTCCGCCCTGCGTAAGGTCGCCCGCGTGCGTCTTTCCAACGGCAAGGAGATCACGGCCTACATCGGTGGTGAGGGCCACAACCTTCAGGAGCACTCGATCGTGCTCGTCCGCGGCGGTCGTGTTCGCGACCTCCCGGGTGTCCGCTACCACGTCGTTCGCGGCGCGCTCGACTGCCTCGGCGTCGAGGGTCGTAACCGCGGTCGTTCGAAGTACGGCGTCAAGAAGTCCGGCAAGTAA
- a CDS encoding DinB family protein, with protein sequence MMETESMLAEFKQTLLTGWNANGDYAQRLVADLKEDQWTHQPGPGMNHPAWVLAHLTAYLDVLEQLLTGGTPADPKDHPFGMQSKPESDLGIYGTPEALVAAYVKGHEAVAGALENADEAAIQRAMPIERWTGRFPKVGDLLGYVMLVHEATHLGQLSAWRRVQGLPSV encoded by the coding sequence ATGATGGAGACCGAATCGATGCTCGCTGAGTTCAAACAGACCCTTCTGACCGGATGGAACGCGAATGGTGACTACGCTCAGCGGCTGGTCGCTGACCTCAAGGAGGATCAGTGGACGCACCAGCCCGGCCCCGGGATGAACCACCCGGCGTGGGTGTTGGCGCACCTGACGGCCTACCTCGACGTGCTGGAGCAGCTGCTCACGGGCGGCACCCCGGCCGACCCCAAGGACCACCCGTTCGGGATGCAGTCGAAGCCCGAGTCGGACCTGGGTATCTACGGGACGCCCGAGGCTCTGGTCGCTGCTTACGTCAAGGGCCACGAAGCGGTGGCCGGTGCCCTTGAGAACGCTGATGAGGCCGCGATTCAGCGTGCCATGCCGATCGAGCGCTGGACCGGGCGTTTCCCCAAGGTCGGCGACCTGCTCGGCTACGTGATGCTGGTCCACGAGGCGACACACCTCGGGCAGTTGTCGGCTTGGCGTCGCGTGCAGGGCCTGCCTTCGGTGTGA
- a CDS encoding DinB family protein: MRELLSSYRMNQSMIKAFLGDLPAERMAEMPGGVNPPAWIIGHLCIAGDGMLKLLGQSPVCPASYEKLFDMKSTPTDDLAAYPSKDELVATYEKIATMVTVVMESVTDETLNAENPMEGLRQPLPTIGDMLSFMMTVHEAMHVGQLSAWRRASGYKPLF; encoded by the coding sequence ATGCGTGAACTGCTCTCGTCGTACCGGATGAATCAGAGCATGATCAAGGCTTTTCTCGGCGACTTGCCGGCGGAGCGGATGGCGGAGATGCCGGGCGGCGTGAACCCGCCCGCCTGGATCATCGGCCACCTCTGCATCGCAGGGGACGGCATGCTCAAGCTGCTGGGGCAGTCGCCCGTCTGTCCGGCGTCGTACGAGAAGCTCTTTGATATGAAGAGCACGCCGACCGACGACCTCGCGGCCTACCCGTCGAAGGATGAACTCGTCGCGACGTATGAGAAGATCGCGACGATGGTGACGGTGGTGATGGAGTCCGTGACCGACGAGACGCTGAACGCGGAGAACCCCATGGAGGGTCTGCGTCAGCCGCTGCCGACGATCGGCGATATGTTGTCGTTCATGATGACGGTGCATGAGGCGATGCACGTCGGGCAGTTGTCGGCCTGGCGGCGAGCCTCGGGCTACAAGCCGCTTTTCTGA
- the trpE gene encoding anthranilate synthase component I: MQTTPTHQDFLEASRLARAEGCRYVPLSIRVLSDWLTPVMAYRRLVAEDPRMAPSFLLESVVDGGQVGRYSYLGAQPAAEILAYGHRVETRSHRPGTLADETFESADPLAMVSETSAGLRCYPVPGLPEFTGGWVGYTGYDTVRYAEPEKLNDAPPDDRGLPDLHLQLYLSVVAFDHVQKTISLITHVDLDASQDDAAAYEQAVRTLGALADRLCTPHPEGFDALTAAAAGLDLQSPPSALPTSTLGEGGYQQAVDRIKEYVLAGDAFQVVPSQRFERQTRVDPFDIYRSLRVVNPSPYMFYVQVEGAMLVGSSPEILCRVHDGRLINRPLAGTRRRGANDHEDKTLEAELLDDPKDRAEHIMLVDLGRNDVGRVARPGSIELTRLMEVERYSHVMHISSTVEGELLDGLTAWDALRTSLPVGTVSGAPKIRAMQIIDEIEPTRRGPYAGAVGYADLLGNMDMAIALRTMVVLPGEADGTWRVHLQAGGGIVADSDPDAEHQETVNKAAALAKAIDVAEQAFGG; the protein is encoded by the coding sequence ATGCAGACGACGCCCACGCATCAGGACTTTCTGGAAGCGTCACGTTTGGCTCGTGCCGAGGGATGTCGCTACGTGCCGCTCTCGATCCGCGTGCTCAGCGACTGGCTCACGCCCGTGATGGCCTACCGACGACTCGTCGCCGAGGACCCGCGCATGGCCCCTAGCTTTCTGCTCGAGTCGGTGGTCGATGGCGGACAGGTCGGTCGCTACAGCTATCTCGGCGCCCAGCCCGCGGCGGAGATTCTTGCCTACGGCCACCGCGTCGAGACGCGATCGCACCGGCCGGGAACCCTCGCCGACGAGACGTTCGAGAGCGCGGACCCTCTGGCCATGGTGTCGGAGACGTCGGCGGGCTTGCGGTGTTACCCGGTACCCGGGTTGCCCGAGTTCACCGGCGGCTGGGTCGGCTACACCGGCTACGACACCGTGCGTTACGCCGAGCCTGAGAAACTCAACGACGCTCCGCCTGATGACCGCGGCCTGCCCGACCTGCACCTGCAGCTTTATCTGAGCGTAGTTGCTTTCGATCACGTCCAGAAGACGATCTCGCTGATCACGCACGTCGATCTCGATGCATCACAGGACGACGCTGCCGCCTACGAACAGGCTGTGAGGACGCTTGGTGCGTTGGCCGATCGCTTGTGCACGCCGCACCCCGAGGGTTTCGATGCCCTGACCGCCGCGGCGGCGGGGCTGGATCTCCAGTCGCCTCCCTCCGCGCTGCCGACCTCCACGCTCGGCGAGGGGGGGTACCAGCAGGCCGTCGACCGTATCAAGGAATACGTGCTCGCCGGCGACGCGTTTCAGGTTGTCCCCAGCCAGCGTTTCGAGCGGCAGACAAGGGTCGACCCCTTCGATATCTACCGGTCGCTGCGGGTCGTCAACCCCTCGCCTTACATGTTCTACGTGCAGGTCGAGGGTGCGATGCTTGTGGGATCGAGTCCCGAGATCCTCTGCCGAGTCCACGACGGTCGGCTGATCAACCGGCCGCTCGCCGGCACCCGCCGACGCGGTGCCAACGACCACGAGGACAAGACCCTCGAAGCCGAATTGCTGGATGATCCCAAGGACCGTGCCGAGCACATCATGCTTGTTGACCTCGGCCGCAACGACGTGGGCCGTGTCGCCCGACCCGGGTCGATCGAACTCACACGTCTGATGGAAGTCGAGCGTTACAGCCACGTCATGCACATCAGCTCGACCGTCGAGGGCGAGCTTCTCGACGGACTCACCGCGTGGGATGCCCTGCGTACCTCGCTGCCCGTCGGCACCGTCAGTGGTGCCCCCAAGATCCGTGCGATGCAGATCATCGACGAGATCGAGCCGACCCGGCGTGGCCCCTACGCCGGCGCGGTCGGCTACGCCGACCTGCTCGGGAACATGGATATGGCGATCGCCCTGCGCACCATGGTTGTCCTCCCGGGCGAAGCCGACGGGACCTGGCGCGTCCACCTGCAGGCCGGGGGCGGTATCGTGGCCGATTCCGATCCCGACGCGGAGCACCAGGAAACGGTGAACAAGGCCGCAGCGCTCGCCAAGGCGATCGACGTTGCCGAGCAGGCGTTTGGCGGGTGA
- a CDS encoding glycosyltransferase, which produces MRLLWITSRWGGHARWRLGDLRDVVAVLRERGHEVRVVAADASDDAPACEGVATAEGVRLRPEGRAMVRFAAWAQELEASGDHDVSVSLTSLVSADLMMPTESLWSVGLGRRRRRVRSTLSPWLRKLVRIESRAMDRQRTGRLLAFDDDLWRQVAACPSGPASPTGTLAPPVTIEALAEEERRVRVDRLRYGLDIPESDRLVVCASLRPSEDIVDAVLRAHAGLVRSGYRVTLLLATWVGYRLNDRIARLGARERVRLVGTPERLPDLLRAADLVVHPAHDGAGELLVPMALCLGRPMVVSDRAGGIDRVTDSGAAVRVLPFGASAQDWAGAIRGVLETEPGPCEERGDLIEAHGVLVAAASVEAQLIACQALKQQGQAKTADA; this is translated from the coding sequence ATGCGTTTGTTGTGGATCACGAGTCGGTGGGGAGGACACGCCCGCTGGCGGCTTGGCGATCTGCGCGACGTGGTCGCGGTGCTGCGTGAACGGGGGCACGAGGTGCGTGTCGTGGCGGCGGACGCTTCGGACGATGCGCCGGCGTGCGAGGGCGTGGCGACGGCAGAGGGCGTCCGGCTGCGTCCCGAGGGGCGTGCGATGGTGCGGTTTGCGGCGTGGGCGCAGGAACTGGAAGCGTCGGGGGACCACGATGTTTCGGTGTCACTGACGTCGCTGGTTTCGGCGGACCTCATGATGCCCACGGAGAGTCTCTGGTCCGTCGGGCTGGGGCGTCGTCGGCGGCGGGTGCGTTCGACCTTGTCGCCCTGGCTGCGCAAGCTGGTGCGGATCGAGTCACGGGCGATGGACCGGCAGCGGACCGGGCGCCTGCTGGCTTTCGATGATGACCTCTGGCGTCAGGTGGCGGCTTGTCCTTCCGGGCCCGCGTCGCCGACGGGCACGCTTGCGCCACCGGTGACGATCGAGGCTTTGGCCGAGGAAGAGCGGCGTGTGCGGGTTGATCGGCTTCGTTACGGGCTGGACATCCCGGAGAGCGACCGGCTGGTGGTGTGCGCTTCGCTGCGACCCTCGGAAGATATTGTGGACGCGGTGCTGCGGGCGCATGCCGGTCTGGTTCGATCGGGGTATCGCGTGACGCTGCTGCTGGCAACGTGGGTGGGCTACCGGCTCAATGATCGGATCGCGCGTCTGGGCGCTCGCGAGCGGGTCCGGCTGGTCGGCACGCCGGAGCGTCTGCCTGATCTGCTGCGGGCCGCTGATCTGGTCGTACACCCGGCTCATGACGGGGCGGGCGAGTTGCTGGTGCCGATGGCGTTGTGCCTGGGGCGGCCGATGGTCGTGTCGGACCGTGCCGGCGGCATCGATCGCGTCACAGACTCCGGGGCGGCTGTGCGTGTGCTGCCCTTCGGGGCCTCGGCACAGGACTGGGCGGGCGCGATCCGCGGGGTGCTGGAGACGGAACCGGGGCCGTGTGAAGAGCGGGGTGATCTCATCGAGGCACACGGCGTGTTGGTCGCGGCGGCTTCTGTTGAGGCGCAACTCATTGCCTGTCAAGCGTTAAAGCAGCAAGGGCAAGCGAAGACCGCCGATGCGTGA
- a CDS encoding aminotransferase class V-fold PLP-dependent enzyme, protein MTVTDRLIYLDHAATSYPKSEAVIEAMTRCAREQAGNPGRSGHRLASAAQGIVGDVRLGISQLMGVGDPSRVILTHNGTDALNLAIHGLLDGSDGAYVVTTTLEHNSVLRPLATLERAGRISLTRVPFDDQGFVSVDEVAAAITEDTRMVVITHASNVLGTIQDVEAIAAVTQSRGVLLCVDAAQTAGVVPIDLTAMGVDLLAFSGHKGLGGPTGTGCLCLGRETANRVQSVRQGGTGGDSRSALQPDALPERLEAGTPNVIGLAGLRAAVQALDRNDVPSRWGHERELREQLRVGLKAMPGVRVLGPRDDTRCVGVVSFVVEAMDAATLAGVLDSSFGIAVRAGLHCSPGVHEQLGQMPDGAVRVSVGPDSTGEDVEALLSALRQILG, encoded by the coding sequence ATGACGGTGACGGATCGGTTGATCTATCTCGATCACGCGGCCACGAGCTATCCGAAGTCGGAGGCCGTGATCGAGGCGATGACTCGCTGCGCCCGCGAGCAGGCGGGCAACCCGGGGCGATCGGGGCACAGGCTGGCGTCGGCGGCACAAGGCATTGTGGGCGATGTGCGGCTGGGCATCAGCCAGCTGATGGGTGTGGGGGATCCTTCCCGGGTGATCCTGACGCACAACGGCACCGATGCCTTGAATCTCGCGATTCACGGCCTGCTCGATGGTTCAGACGGTGCGTACGTCGTGACCACGACGCTGGAGCACAACTCGGTGCTCCGGCCGCTGGCGACGCTGGAGCGTGCGGGGCGGATCAGCCTGACGCGGGTGCCGTTTGATGATCAGGGGTTTGTTTCGGTCGATGAGGTCGCGGCGGCCATCACGGAAGATACGCGGATGGTCGTGATCACCCACGCATCGAACGTGCTCGGGACGATTCAGGACGTCGAAGCGATCGCGGCGGTCACGCAATCGCGAGGGGTGCTGCTCTGCGTCGACGCAGCGCAGACGGCGGGCGTCGTGCCGATCGACCTCACGGCCATGGGCGTGGACCTGCTCGCTTTTTCAGGCCACAAGGGGCTGGGCGGGCCGACCGGCACGGGGTGTCTCTGTCTGGGCAGGGAGACGGCAAACAGGGTGCAATCCGTCCGGCAGGGGGGAACCGGCGGTGACTCGCGCAGCGCGTTGCAGCCCGATGCGCTGCCCGAACGGCTTGAAGCCGGGACGCCGAACGTCATCGGGCTGGCGGGTCTGCGTGCGGCTGTACAAGCATTGGATCGGAACGACGTTCCGTCGCGCTGGGGGCATGAACGCGAGTTGCGCGAGCAACTGCGTGTAGGACTGAAAGCGATGCCCGGCGTGCGTGTTCTGGGGCCGCGTGACGATACGCGGTGCGTTGGGGTGGTGAGTTTTGTGGTTGAGGCGATGGACGCGGCGACGCTGGCGGGGGTTCTCGACAGTTCGTTCGGGATCGCGGTGCGTGCGGGGTTGCACTGTTCGCCGGGCGTACACGAGCAGTTGGGGCAGATGCCGGACGGAGCTGTGCGTGTGAGTGTCGGGCCTGACTCCACGGGGGAAGACGTTGAGGCTCTGCTGAGTGCGTTGCGTCAGATTCTGGGGTAA
- a CDS encoding ThiF family adenylyltransferase, whose amino-acid sequence MSDDLRRYHRQMLLPGIGESGQRRLGASRVLLAGCGALGCVIADTLVRAGVGVLRIVDRDVVESTNLQRQTLYTEADAAEGVPKAEAARRRLSTVNSGVRIEPVVADLTHENLEALAGVGGERVSLIMDGLDNFETRYLLNDVAVKHGIPYVYGGAVGMTGAVYPVLPATEPGDTAWERAGAAGPDLEMLFPEVPAPGTTPTCDTAGVLGPLISIVAGHQAAEAIKILTGQWSAVMRTMLHVDLMTNRVRSVDVSAMAEKVEQPRRFRHLEGQGRTGTAVLCGRHAVQLSSASRGVIDLEGVADRLSGHGSVTANRFLVRVEIVEGEQTYELTVFSDGRAMVRGTEEPSVARAVYARYLGG is encoded by the coding sequence ATGAGCGACGATTTGCGGCGTTATCACCGGCAGATGCTGTTGCCGGGCATCGGGGAGAGCGGGCAGCGGCGGCTGGGCGCGTCACGCGTGCTGCTCGCGGGCTGCGGGGCGCTCGGGTGCGTGATCGCCGACACTCTTGTTCGCGCAGGCGTGGGGGTGCTGCGCATCGTCGATCGCGACGTGGTCGAGTCAACCAACCTCCAGCGGCAGACCCTCTACACCGAAGCGGATGCTGCCGAGGGCGTTCCCAAGGCGGAGGCGGCCCGCAGGCGGCTCTCAACCGTGAACAGCGGTGTGCGTATCGAGCCGGTCGTGGCGGACCTGACCCACGAGAACCTGGAAGCTCTGGCGGGTGTCGGCGGCGAGCGTGTGAGCCTGATTATGGACGGATTGGACAACTTCGAGACGCGCTATCTTCTGAACGACGTCGCGGTGAAGCATGGCATTCCCTACGTCTACGGCGGGGCGGTCGGGATGACCGGCGCGGTCTACCCGGTGCTGCCGGCTACCGAACCTGGCGACACGGCGTGGGAGAGGGCCGGGGCTGCGGGGCCTGATCTTGAAATGCTCTTTCCTGAGGTGCCTGCGCCGGGCACGACGCCTACCTGTGACACGGCGGGTGTGCTCGGGCCGCTGATCAGTATTGTTGCGGGGCATCAGGCGGCGGAGGCCATCAAGATCCTGACCGGCCAGTGGTCGGCGGTCATGCGCACGATGCTGCACGTGGACCTGATGACCAACCGAGTGCGTTCCGTTGACGTGTCTGCGATGGCGGAGAAGGTCGAGCAGCCGCGTCGGTTCCGGCATCTCGAGGGTCAGGGGCGGACGGGGACCGCGGTTCTGTGCGGGCGTCACGCCGTGCAGTTGTCGTCGGCAAGCCGAGGCGTCATCGATCTCGAGGGTGTTGCGGATCGATTGAGCGGTCACGGATCGGTTACGGCCAACCGCTTCCTGGTGCGGGTGGAGATCGTCGAGGGCGAACAAACCTACGAATTAACCGTCTTCTCGGATGGGCGGGCTATGGTGAGGGGGACCGAGGAGCCGTCGGTGGCTCGGGCCGTGTACGCCCGATACCTCGGCGGATGA
- a CDS encoding glycosyltransferase family 4 protein — MESFDAGKGGAERSTEQIVRELMRRGHEVTLLTGYCAPGSVIEGVAIEAASDRRLKTASSVRRYRLFVEQRLDAGAFDTSLSVTTLAPAAVVEPRAGIYSELHRASLRWQASAAGRLVRWLGQKLSPKQRAMLAGEHATLGSDRVRRWVAISRFMRDQMIGRGVDPDRISLIPNSAERPTADAGARLRVREAWGLSDGDVAFVFPAHAPRRKGVVPLLAALARLKSDRVRLVMVGAVDDGLRRLAERGGKAPRVVWAGVSKDMGAVYAAADVTVLPSYYDPASKIVAESLLAGVPVITTRTNGACDLVVPGGVAGVADDRWRGRVIDDADDVASLARAMEELTDDAERSRCAEAAMAVEEVCSMRWHVDGLEPELERAASH; from the coding sequence ATGGAGAGTTTCGATGCCGGCAAGGGCGGTGCCGAGCGATCGACCGAGCAGATCGTGCGCGAACTGATGCGGCGTGGTCACGAGGTGACGCTGCTGACGGGGTACTGCGCGCCGGGCTCGGTGATCGAGGGCGTGGCGATCGAAGCGGCGAGTGATCGAAGGCTCAAGACGGCGTCGTCGGTGCGGAGATACAGGTTATTTGTCGAGCAGCGTCTCGATGCGGGCGCTTTCGATACGAGTCTGTCGGTGACGACGCTTGCGCCGGCGGCGGTGGTGGAGCCGAGGGCGGGGATCTACTCCGAGTTGCACAGGGCGTCGCTCCGCTGGCAGGCGTCGGCGGCTGGACGACTCGTGCGCTGGCTGGGACAGAAGCTGAGCCCCAAGCAACGTGCGATGCTGGCGGGGGAGCATGCGACACTGGGGTCGGATCGCGTGAGGCGTTGGGTGGCGATCAGCCGGTTCATGCGCGATCAGATGATCGGCAGGGGGGTTGATCCTGACCGGATTTCGTTGATCCCCAATTCGGCGGAGCGGCCGACGGCCGATGCGGGGGCACGCCTGCGTGTGCGCGAGGCGTGGGGGTTAAGCGATGGCGACGTGGCCTTTGTCTTTCCGGCGCACGCGCCGCGGCGTAAGGGTGTGGTGCCGTTGCTTGCGGCGTTGGCGCGACTGAAATCGGATCGCGTGCGTCTGGTGATGGTCGGTGCTGTGGACGATGGGCTGAGGAGGCTGGCGGAGCGTGGGGGCAAGGCTCCGCGCGTCGTGTGGGCCGGTGTTTCGAAGGACATGGGGGCGGTGTACGCGGCGGCGGACGTGACGGTGCTCCCGAGCTACTACGATCCGGCGAGCAAGATCGTGGCCGAGTCCTTGCTGGCGGGGGTCCCGGTGATTACCACGCGGACCAACGGCGCGTGTGACCTGGTCGTACCGGGTGGTGTTGCGGGTGTCGCGGACGATCGCTGGCGCGGCCGTGTCATTGATGACGCGGATGATGTGGCGTCGCTGGCCCGTGCGATGGAAGAATTGACCGATGATGCGGAGCGATCACGCTGTGCCGAGGCGGCCATGGCTGTCGAGGAGGTCTGCTCGATGCGTTGGCACGTCGATGGTCTGGAGCCGGAACTCGAACGAGCGGCGAGTCACTGA